A section of the Mesorhizobium loti genome encodes:
- a CDS encoding ATP-grasp domain-containing protein → MNFVFFSPHFPANGADFCDRLKKAGATVLGIGDAPHDALDGKLKAALSEYYRVADMEDYDAVFRAIGHFIHKWGRIDRFESLNEHWLELEANIRTDFNIYGTKLDFVKNLKRKSRMRAFFRKSGVETIAQRKCSDRAGAMTFIRRVGYPVVVKPDSGSGASNTFKISNARELDQFFRDKPEDVTFVMEQFIEGLVVTYDGLVNRDGEVVLAASHRYDQSVMEVVNKDRHMSYTCFPRIRPVVEEAGRKILKAFDVRERFFHIELFETRDDRIIALEVNMRPPGAWMTDAINYTFDIDVYAAWADMVVKDAAGGPYEGKYFTAYASRKRHLHYLHSHEDVLAAHRDKIVHHQPIEEVFSRAMGNYAYQMRSKDQADLREAVAYIHAEKA, encoded by the coding sequence ATGAATTTCGTGTTCTTCTCGCCGCATTTCCCCGCCAACGGCGCCGATTTCTGCGACCGGCTGAAGAAGGCGGGCGCCACCGTGCTCGGCATTGGCGATGCGCCCCATGACGCGCTGGACGGCAAGCTGAAGGCAGCGCTTTCGGAATATTACCGTGTCGCCGACATGGAGGACTACGATGCGGTGTTCCGGGCGATAGGCCATTTCATCCACAAATGGGGCCGCATCGACCGCTTCGAATCGCTCAACGAGCACTGGCTGGAACTGGAAGCCAACATTCGCACCGATTTCAACATCTACGGCACCAAGCTCGATTTCGTGAAGAACCTGAAGCGCAAGAGCCGCATGCGCGCCTTCTTCCGCAAGAGCGGCGTCGAGACGATCGCGCAGCGCAAATGCTCCGACCGCGCCGGCGCCATGACCTTCATCCGCCGCGTCGGCTATCCCGTCGTGGTGAAGCCGGATTCGGGCTCCGGGGCTTCGAACACCTTCAAGATCTCCAACGCCAGGGAGCTCGACCAGTTCTTCCGGGACAAGCCCGAGGACGTGACCTTTGTCATGGAGCAGTTCATCGAAGGGCTGGTGGTGACCTATGACGGGCTGGTCAACCGCGACGGCGAGGTGGTGCTGGCGGCCAGCCACCGCTATGACCAGAGCGTCATGGAGGTGGTCAACAAGGACCGCCACATGAGCTACACCTGCTTTCCCCGGATCCGACCTGTCGTCGAGGAGGCCGGACGCAAGATCCTGAAGGCGTTCGACGTGCGCGAGCGCTTCTTCCACATCGAGCTGTTCGAGACCAGGGACGACCGGATCATCGCGCTGGAGGTCAACATGCGGCCGCCCGGCGCCTGGATGACCGATGCGATCAACTACACGTTCGATATCGACGTCTACGCGGCATGGGCCGATATGGTGGTCAAGGACGCCGCCGGCGGGCCCTATGAGGGCAAATATTTCACCGCCTATGCCAGCCGCAAGCGGCACCTCCACTATTTGCACAGCCATGAGGACGTGCTAGCGGCGCACCGCGACAAGATCGTCCACCATCAGCCGATAGAAGAGGTTTTCAGCCGCGCCATGGGAAATTACGCCTACCAGATGCGCTCGAAGGATCAGGCTGATCTGCGTGAAGCGGTCGCCTATATCCATGCGGAAAAGGCCTGA
- a CDS encoding esterase family protein: MDISYHKHFSGKLGRDMEYKRYGHAGRPVVVFPTSQGRFYQFEDSGGVGALAEFVDTGRIQLFTVDGVDSESFFDKHHDAAQRIARHEAYFRYVREEALPEFLSTAAAANGGRKLKPLFSGCSMGGYHSSNFVFRFPELASGVISLSGVYSARDFFGKALEGDIFYNSPLDYLPGIVDPKLLARLKALRLIFCSGQGAWEERMLVETRQLEQILRDKSIPAWVDYWGGDVSHDWPWWHKQLVYFFGRWLDDDLMHRLD, translated from the coding sequence ATGGACATCTCCTATCATAAGCATTTCTCGGGCAAGCTCGGCCGCGACATGGAATACAAGCGCTACGGCCATGCCGGCCGGCCGGTGGTGGTGTTCCCGACCTCGCAGGGAAGGTTCTATCAGTTCGAGGATTCCGGCGGGGTCGGCGCACTGGCCGAATTCGTCGACACCGGCCGCATCCAGCTGTTCACGGTCGACGGCGTCGATTCTGAATCCTTCTTCGACAAGCATCACGACGCCGCGCAGCGCATCGCCCGGCACGAGGCCTATTTCCGCTACGTGCGCGAGGAGGCACTGCCGGAATTCTTGTCCACCGCGGCGGCCGCCAATGGCGGGCGCAAGCTGAAGCCGTTGTTTTCAGGCTGTTCGATGGGCGGCTACCACTCCTCGAACTTCGTCTTCCGCTTTCCGGAGCTGGCCAGCGGCGTCATCTCGTTGTCGGGTGTCTATTCGGCCCGCGATTTCTTCGGCAAGGCGCTGGAGGGCGATATCTTCTACAACTCGCCGCTCGACTATCTGCCCGGCATCGTCGACCCCAAGCTGCTGGCCCGGCTGAAGGCGCTGAGGCTGATCTTCTGCTCCGGGCAGGGCGCCTGGGAAGAGCGCATGCTGGTCGAGACGCGCCAGCTGGAGCAGATACTGCGCGACAAGTCGATTCCGGCCTGGGTCGACTATTGGGGGGGCGATGTCAGCCATGACTGGCCATGGTGGCACAAGCAGCTGGTCTATTTCTTCGGCCGCTGGCTGGATGATGACCTGATGCACAGGCTCGACTGA
- a CDS encoding MFS transporter: MTLQTTTGPTARWLVLLSVCLAAMTMPLTFTGPAVALSRIAADLGGSPIALNWVTNAFMLTFGAGLMASGALADNHGRKRVFLAGLCLFVVASLGAMLAPDIAWFDMFRAAQGIGSALAFAGGASALAQEFEGPLRLRAFSFLGTSFGIGLAFGPIASGLLISAFGWRSILVLVAVLAIAAAALGLRTIRESRDPDATVLDWAGAGTFTIALAALTYGVLQAPQVGWTDPVVIALLVAAVLFFAAFIIVERRVRRPMLDLTLFRFPRFVGVQFLAAAPAYGFVVLLVLLPIRFIGIQGMSEVKAGQLMICLSGPLLILPLLAGQLARWIAPATICGVGLLIAAAGLVWLSLTPPVAVALVAPLMLIGVGIALPWGLMDGLAVSVVPKERAGMAVGIFNTTRVACEGVALAIVMATLSGFTATQLAPRGVSSADTAAAAQLLVTGNVGETAQHLPLANAGVLVQAYETAFDRLLVVLAVITIATALVVFLGLRRGSATEHETVSLPVCQEG, encoded by the coding sequence ATGACCTTGCAGACCACAACCGGCCCGACCGCGAGATGGCTCGTGCTCTTGTCGGTATGCCTTGCCGCGATGACGATGCCCTTGACCTTCACCGGCCCGGCCGTCGCGCTCTCCCGCATCGCTGCCGATCTCGGCGGCAGCCCGATCGCACTCAACTGGGTGACAAACGCCTTCATGCTGACCTTCGGCGCCGGCCTGATGGCATCGGGAGCGCTGGCTGACAACCACGGCCGCAAACGCGTCTTCCTTGCCGGCCTCTGCCTTTTTGTCGTGGCATCACTCGGCGCGATGCTGGCGCCCGACATCGCCTGGTTCGACATGTTCAGGGCCGCGCAAGGGATCGGCAGTGCCTTGGCCTTCGCCGGCGGCGCCTCGGCACTTGCCCAGGAATTCGAAGGGCCGCTGCGGCTGCGCGCCTTCTCCTTCCTCGGCACCAGTTTCGGCATCGGCCTGGCCTTCGGCCCCATCGCCTCGGGCCTGCTCATCTCCGCATTCGGCTGGCGGTCGATCCTTGTTCTGGTGGCAGTGCTCGCGATCGCGGCGGCAGCCCTCGGCCTGCGCACCATCAGGGAATCGCGCGACCCGGATGCGACCGTGCTCGACTGGGCGGGAGCCGGCACCTTCACCATCGCGCTGGCCGCGCTGACCTATGGTGTGCTGCAGGCGCCGCAGGTCGGCTGGACCGATCCCGTCGTCATCGCGTTGCTGGTGGCGGCAGTGCTCTTCTTCGCGGCCTTCATCATCGTTGAGCGGCGCGTGCGCCGGCCGATGCTCGATCTCACCCTGTTTCGCTTTCCCCGCTTCGTCGGCGTCCAGTTCCTGGCGGCGGCACCAGCCTATGGCTTCGTCGTCCTGCTGGTGCTTTTGCCGATCCGCTTCATCGGCATCCAGGGAATGAGCGAGGTCAAGGCCGGACAATTGATGATCTGCCTGTCGGGGCCACTGCTGATCCTGCCCTTGCTCGCCGGCCAATTGGCGCGCTGGATAGCACCGGCCACGATCTGCGGCGTCGGTCTGCTCATCGCCGCCGCCGGCCTCGTCTGGCTGAGCCTGACACCACCGGTTGCCGTCGCTCTGGTGGCGCCGCTGATGCTGATCGGCGTCGGCATCGCTCTACCCTGGGGATTGATGGACGGGCTCGCCGTCAGCGTCGTGCCGAAGGAGCGCGCCGGCATGGCGGTCGGCATCTTCAACACCACCCGTGTCGCCTGCGAGGGCGTGGCGCTGGCCATCGTCATGGCGACCCTGTCGGGCTTCACCGCGACACAACTCGCTCCTCGAGGCGTATCTTCCGCGGATACGGCCGCCGCGGCGCAGTTGCTTGTCACCGGCAATGTCGGTGAAACGGCGCAACATCTGCCATTGGCCAATGCCGGCGTGCTGGTGCAAGCCTATGAGACGGCGTTCGATCGGCTGCTGGTCGTGCTGGCCGTAATCACCATCGCCACCGCCCTTGTCGTCTTCCTCGGCCTGCGGCGCGGATCGGCGACTGAACACGAGACTGTTTCGCTGCCGGTCTGCCAGGAAGGGTAA
- a CDS encoding LysR family transcriptional regulator gives MDRLSGLLAFARTAELGSFIAAGRALGISASAVGKSVARLEQELGVRLLQRSTRRIGLTEEGRLFNERVRRILDDIDDAEAMLSRTREMPHGRLRVSTPIVTYHLLLPVLSEFMARYPEIELDIDFNDRIVDVIEEGIDVAIRSGELPDSRLVARPLAPFRLLLCAAPSYLERHGTPRVPADLARHFGIRFRFPNSGKLQEWPFIADRSDPRSMLTCNNMEALKGATIAGLGIGCMPDFLVREALRDGRLCTVLDDHVDGRGQFRMLWPSNRHLSPKVRVLVDFLPERLAVVR, from the coding sequence ATGGATCGTCTCAGTGGCCTCCTGGCTTTCGCCCGCACGGCCGAACTCGGCAGTTTCATCGCCGCCGGGCGTGCGCTCGGCATCTCCGCCTCCGCCGTTGGCAAGAGTGTCGCCAGGCTCGAACAGGAACTCGGCGTGCGCCTCCTGCAACGCAGCACAAGACGCATCGGGCTGACGGAAGAGGGCAGGCTGTTCAACGAGCGGGTGCGCCGCATCCTCGACGACATCGACGATGCCGAGGCGATGCTGTCGCGGACGCGGGAGATGCCGCACGGACGGCTGCGGGTCTCGACCCCGATCGTCACCTATCATCTGCTGCTGCCGGTGTTGTCGGAGTTCATGGCCCGCTATCCCGAGATCGAACTCGATATCGATTTCAACGATCGCATCGTCGATGTCATCGAGGAAGGCATCGACGTCGCCATCCGCAGCGGCGAGCTGCCGGATTCCCGCCTGGTGGCGCGTCCGCTCGCACCGTTCCGGCTGCTGTTGTGCGCCGCGCCTTCCTACCTTGAGCGTCATGGCACACCGAGGGTGCCGGCGGATCTCGCCCGGCATTTCGGCATCCGCTTCCGCTTCCCCAACAGCGGCAAGCTGCAGGAGTGGCCGTTCATCGCCGATCGCTCCGACCCACGCTCGATGCTGACCTGCAACAACATGGAAGCCTTGAAGGGCGCCACGATCGCCGGCCTTGGTATCGGCTGCATGCCCGATTTCCTGGTCCGGGAAGCGTTGCGTGACGGCAGGCTGTGCACCGTGCTGGACGATCATGTCGATGGCCGTGGCCAGTTCCGGATGCTGTGGCCGTCCAATCGCCATTTGTCGCCGAAGGTGCGCGTCCTCGTCGATTTTCTTCCCGAGCGCCTCGCCGTGGTGCGATAG
- a CDS encoding MarR family winged helix-turn-helix transcriptional regulator yields the protein MKDQLPPQDDPEAAHALALAAELRVVAGRLIRRLREQADTGDLTTSQKSALLHLEREGPATVTTLARAQDMRPQSMGAIVSALQLAGLVEGAPDPADGRQVLLSLTSACLDMIATGRAARQDWLFRAIQANLDREEQEQLAGAVELLKRLADS from the coding sequence ATGAAAGATCAATTGCCCCCGCAGGACGACCCCGAAGCCGCGCATGCGCTGGCCCTGGCGGCCGAGCTTCGGGTGGTGGCCGGCAGGCTGATCCGGCGGCTGCGCGAACAGGCCGATACCGGTGATCTGACCACGTCGCAGAAGTCGGCGCTGCTGCATCTGGAGCGCGAGGGTCCGGCGACGGTGACGACGCTGGCGCGCGCCCAGGACATGCGTCCGCAGTCGATGGGCGCCATTGTGTCGGCTCTGCAACTGGCCGGTCTGGTGGAAGGCGCGCCGGATCCGGCCGATGGCCGGCAGGTCCTCCTGTCGCTTACGTCTGCTTGCCTGGACATGATCGCGACCGGGCGGGCGGCACGACAGGACTGGTTGTTCCGCGCCATCCAGGCGAACCTTGACCGCGAGGAGCAGGAGCAACTCGCGGGCGCCGTCGAATTGTTGAAACGGCTCGCTGACTCCTGA
- a CDS encoding cysteine hydrolase family protein has translation MAVTTLDPKTALIVIDLQKGIVSLPCAHPIGDVVQRAGALADAFRGRALPVVLVNVAGAPSGRTEQAPRVREFPAGWTDLVPELKQQRWDHIVTKRTVDAFVNTGLEAWLKGEGVTQVVISGVSTSMGVEATARHARDLGFNVTLAIDAMTDMNLDAHTNSIGHIFPRLGENGTTRDILDLLDKGGA, from the coding sequence ATGGCAGTCACCACGCTTGACCCGAAGACCGCACTCATCGTCATCGATCTGCAAAAGGGCATCGTTTCGCTACCCTGTGCCCATCCCATCGGCGACGTCGTACAGCGGGCCGGCGCGCTCGCCGACGCGTTCCGCGGCCGCGCCTTGCCGGTCGTGCTCGTCAACGTCGCCGGCGCCCCTTCGGGCCGGACGGAGCAGGCGCCGCGCGTGCGGGAATTTCCCGCCGGCTGGACTGATCTTGTCCCTGAGCTGAAGCAGCAGCGGTGGGATCACATCGTGACCAAACGCACTGTGGACGCCTTCGTCAACACCGGCCTCGAAGCCTGGCTGAAGGGCGAGGGCGTCACCCAGGTGGTGATATCAGGCGTCTCCACCAGCATGGGCGTCGAAGCGACCGCCCGTCACGCGCGCGATCTCGGGTTCAACGTTACGCTCGCCATCGATGCCATGACCGATATGAACCTCGATGCCCACACCAACAGCATCGGGCATATTTTCCCCAGGCTGGGCGAAAACGGCACGACACGGGACATCCTCGATCTCTTGGACAAGGGAGGTGCCTGA
- a CDS encoding MFS transporter: MSDPAKGTFRSLANFNYRIWAGGAIVSNVGTWMQRTAQDWLVLTQLTHNNATAMGVVMALQFAPQILLLPWTGFAADHLDRRKLLFATQAAMGLIALGLGLLTVAGLVQLWHVYVFAFLLGCTTAFDAPARQTFVSDLVGETDLSNAVALNSTSFNVARMIGPAVAGTLIASVGSGWVFLINAASFAAVLASLGLLRLSELHLKDKTQRSRGSLAEGFAYVWKRPDLKAVLLMLFLIGTFGLNFPIFISTMSVSVFHAGAGQYGLLTSTMAIGSVTGALLAARREQPRLAFLLAGAAIFGLGFSLAAIMPNYWLFGLALVVIGVSAQTMTTSTIGLVQLSTEPAMRGRVMAILLATTLGGTALGAPVVGWVADDVGPRWALGVAAIAGFAAALVGVRYLARYRRLRVRIEAGRLRFDHDDGKAEPAEAG; the protein is encoded by the coding sequence ATGAGCGACCCGGCAAAAGGCACGTTCCGTTCGCTGGCCAATTTCAACTACCGGATCTGGGCCGGCGGCGCGATCGTGTCCAATGTGGGAACCTGGATGCAGCGCACCGCCCAGGACTGGCTGGTGCTGACCCAACTGACCCACAACAACGCGACCGCCATGGGTGTGGTGATGGCGCTGCAGTTCGCGCCGCAGATCCTCTTGCTGCCATGGACGGGCTTTGCCGCCGATCATCTCGACCGGCGCAAGCTGCTGTTCGCCACGCAAGCCGCCATGGGCCTGATCGCGCTCGGTCTTGGCCTGCTCACCGTCGCTGGGCTCGTCCAATTGTGGCACGTCTATGTGTTCGCATTCCTGCTTGGCTGCACGACGGCGTTCGACGCACCAGCGCGCCAGACCTTCGTCTCAGATCTGGTCGGCGAGACGGATCTGTCGAATGCCGTGGCGTTGAATTCCACCTCGTTCAATGTCGCGCGCATGATCGGCCCTGCCGTCGCCGGCACCCTTATCGCCTCCGTCGGCTCCGGCTGGGTGTTCCTGATCAACGCGGCATCGTTTGCCGCTGTCCTTGCCTCGCTCGGCCTGCTCCGCCTCAGTGAGCTTCACCTGAAGGACAAGACGCAGCGGAGCCGCGGCAGCCTTGCCGAGGGTTTTGCCTATGTCTGGAAGCGTCCTGACCTTAAAGCCGTCCTTTTGATGCTTTTCCTGATCGGCACGTTCGGGCTCAACTTCCCGATCTTCATTTCGACCATGTCAGTTTCCGTCTTTCACGCGGGTGCCGGCCAGTATGGGCTGTTGACGTCGACCATGGCGATCGGATCGGTCACCGGGGCATTGCTGGCGGCCCGGCGCGAGCAGCCCCGCCTGGCGTTTCTTCTGGCGGGTGCCGCGATCTTCGGCCTTGGCTTCAGCCTGGCCGCGATCATGCCCAATTACTGGCTGTTCGGCCTGGCGCTCGTTGTCATCGGCGTCTCGGCCCAGACGATGACCACTTCGACCATCGGCCTGGTGCAGCTTTCGACCGAACCTGCCATGCGCGGGCGTGTGATGGCGATCCTGCTGGCCACAACGCTGGGCGGTACCGCTCTCGGCGCCCCGGTGGTCGGCTGGGTGGCCGATGATGTCGGTCCACGCTGGGCGCTTGGCGTGGCCGCCATTGCCGGCTTTGCTGCGGCTCTCGTCGGGGTTCGCTATCTCGCGAGGTATCGCCGCTTGCGCGTGCGGATCGAGGCCGGACGTCTCCGCTTCGATCACGATGATGGCAAAGCCGAGCCGGCGGAGGCCGGATAG